One Mycolicibacterium sarraceniae genomic window carries:
- the gltB gene encoding glutamate synthase large subunit, translating into MLFSALPEAQGLYDPRNESDSCGVAMVADIQGRRSHQIVADGLTALEHLEHRGAAGAEPNSGDGAGILLQLPVELLRAVAEFDLPAPTANGCNTFAAGICFLPQDPVERLAAVDRVHAIADEEGLEVLGWRTVPVDPVGAEVGATALGCMPHMSMLFVAGPQRHGARPGGIDLDRLVYPVRKRAEQGASLYFPSLSSRTLAYKGMLTTMQLPRYFADLRDERCMSAIAIVHSRFSTNTFPSWPLAHPFRFVAHNGEINTVRGNRNRMHAREAMLASAKIPGDLSRLSPICTPDASDSASFDQVLELLHLGGRSLPHAVMMMIPEAWENNTTLDPARRAFCQYHASLMEPWDGPACVTFTDGTVVGAVLDRNGLRPGRWWRTIDDRVILASESGVLDIPPGEVVAKGRLEPGKMFLIDTAAGRIVSDDEIKDQLAAEHPYGEWLHAGLLDLTTLPARTRVSPNHESVVRRQIAFGYTEEDLRIMLTPMAASGQEPLGSMGTDTPVAVLSQRPRLLYDYFIELFAQVTNPPLDAIREEIVTSMARVMGPEQNLLEPTAASCRQILLHWPVLDNDELNRIVHINDDGEQSGLKTAVLRSLYEVERGGEGLAEAIEELRHRASEAIAKGARTLVISDRDSDHTRAPIPSLLAVAAVHHHLVRTKQRTMVALVVESGDAREVHHIALLIGYGAAAVNPYLAFESIEDLIREGELTGIDAGTAVRNYLKALGKGVMKVMSKMGISTVGSYTAAQAFEAIGLSKDVVDEYLTGTVSQLGGVGLDVLAEEVKLRHRRAYPENPTERVHRRLEVGGEYQFRREGELHLFTPETVFLLQHSTRTGQGEVFAKYSEEVNRLSREGGTLRGLFGFKTGLRPPIPLHEVESVDAICARFNTGAMSYGSISQEAHETMAIAMNNLGGRSNSGEGGEDEDRLYDPRRRSAVKQVASGRFGVTSDYLVNATDIQIKMAQGAKPGEGGQLPGFKVYPNIAKTRHSTPGVGLISPPPHHDIYSIEDLAQLIHDLKNANAQARIHVKLVSSVGVGTVAAGVSKAHADVVLISGYDGGTGAAPLTSLKHAGAPWEIGLADTQQTLVLNGLRDRITVQCDGGLRTARDVMVAALLGAEEFGFSTAPLIVAGCIMMRVCHLDTCPVGVATQNPELRARFNGKPEFVENFFRFIAEDVRTMLAELGFRSIDEAVGHAEVLDTDDGVAHWKTKGLDLSPIFAVPTDAHGGPISQRRRLRDQEHGLEHALDQTLIALAEGALEDAHAVRLELPVRNVNRTVGTLLGSEVTRRYGAQGLPEDTIHITLTGSAGQSLGAFLPPGITLDLIGDANDYVGKGLSGGRVIVRPPDDVLFLPEDNVIAGNTLLYGATSGEVFLRGRVGERFAARNSGALAVTEGVGDHACEYMTGGHIVILGRTGRNMAAGMSGGIAYVLGLNPAKVNTAMVELQALDPDDLEWLHDVVARHVHHTGSTLAKSVLSDWPRRSAQFTKIMPTDYQKVLEATRMAKAEGRDVDTAIMEATRG; encoded by the coding sequence ATGCTGTTCTCAGCACTTCCCGAAGCGCAGGGTCTTTACGACCCCCGGAACGAGTCCGACTCGTGCGGCGTCGCGATGGTGGCCGACATTCAGGGCCGCCGGTCGCACCAGATCGTCGCTGACGGTCTGACCGCACTGGAACACCTCGAGCACCGCGGTGCCGCCGGGGCCGAGCCGAACAGTGGTGACGGCGCGGGGATCCTGCTGCAGCTTCCGGTCGAATTGCTGCGGGCGGTCGCCGAATTCGACCTTCCCGCACCGACAGCTAACGGCTGCAACACTTTTGCCGCCGGGATCTGTTTCCTGCCACAGGACCCCGTCGAACGGCTCGCCGCCGTCGACCGGGTGCACGCCATCGCCGATGAGGAAGGTCTGGAGGTCCTTGGCTGGCGCACGGTTCCGGTGGACCCAGTGGGTGCCGAAGTCGGTGCGACAGCGCTTGGGTGTATGCCGCACATGTCGATGCTGTTCGTTGCCGGCCCGCAGCGACACGGCGCGCGCCCCGGCGGGATCGACCTCGATCGCCTGGTCTACCCGGTGCGCAAGCGCGCCGAACAAGGGGCCAGTCTGTACTTCCCGTCGCTGTCCAGCCGGACGCTGGCCTACAAGGGCATGCTCACCACGATGCAGCTGCCGCGGTACTTCGCAGACCTGCGTGATGAACGCTGCATGAGCGCAATCGCGATCGTCCACAGCCGCTTCTCCACCAACACCTTTCCGTCCTGGCCGCTGGCGCACCCGTTCCGCTTCGTGGCCCACAACGGAGAGATCAACACCGTGCGGGGTAACCGCAACCGCATGCACGCCCGGGAAGCCATGCTTGCCAGCGCCAAGATCCCCGGCGACCTGAGCCGGCTGTCGCCCATCTGCACCCCCGATGCGTCCGACTCGGCATCCTTCGACCAGGTGCTCGAGCTGCTGCACCTCGGCGGCCGCAGCCTGCCGCACGCCGTCATGATGATGATCCCGGAGGCTTGGGAGAACAACACGACTCTCGACCCGGCCCGTCGGGCGTTCTGCCAGTATCACGCCTCGCTCATGGAGCCGTGGGACGGCCCGGCCTGCGTGACATTCACCGACGGTACGGTTGTCGGAGCGGTATTGGACCGCAACGGATTACGGCCGGGTCGCTGGTGGCGCACGATCGACGACCGGGTCATCCTCGCCAGCGAGAGCGGCGTGCTGGACATCCCACCGGGCGAGGTCGTCGCCAAGGGCCGGTTGGAGCCGGGCAAGATGTTCTTGATCGACACCGCCGCCGGGCGCATCGTGTCCGACGACGAGATCAAGGATCAGCTGGCAGCCGAGCACCCGTACGGGGAATGGCTGCACGCCGGGCTGCTGGACCTCACCACCTTGCCGGCACGCACCCGCGTTTCGCCCAACCACGAATCGGTGGTCCGACGCCAAATCGCCTTCGGCTACACCGAAGAAGACCTGCGGATCATGCTCACACCGATGGCGGCGTCCGGCCAGGAGCCCCTCGGTTCGATGGGTACCGATACCCCGGTGGCCGTGCTCTCCCAGCGCCCCAGGCTGCTCTACGACTACTTCATCGAACTGTTCGCCCAGGTGACCAATCCGCCACTCGACGCCATCCGAGAGGAGATCGTCACATCGATGGCCCGGGTCATGGGCCCCGAGCAGAACCTGTTGGAGCCCACCGCCGCCTCCTGCCGCCAAATCCTGCTGCACTGGCCGGTTCTGGACAACGACGAGCTGAATCGCATCGTCCACATCAACGACGACGGTGAGCAGTCCGGCCTGAAAACTGCTGTCCTGCGCTCGCTCTACGAGGTCGAACGCGGCGGGGAAGGGCTCGCCGAGGCCATCGAGGAGCTTCGGCACCGGGCCAGTGAGGCGATCGCCAAAGGTGCCCGCACACTGGTGATCTCGGATCGCGACTCCGATCACACCCGGGCGCCGATCCCGTCGCTGCTGGCCGTCGCCGCCGTGCACCATCACCTGGTGCGCACCAAGCAGCGCACCATGGTCGCACTGGTGGTGGAAAGCGGTGATGCCCGCGAGGTCCACCACATCGCCCTGTTGATCGGCTACGGCGCGGCCGCGGTCAACCCCTACCTGGCCTTCGAATCGATCGAAGACCTCATCCGCGAGGGTGAGCTCACCGGAATCGACGCCGGCACGGCAGTGCGCAACTACCTCAAGGCGCTCGGCAAGGGCGTCATGAAGGTGATGAGCAAGATGGGAATCTCCACCGTCGGGTCCTACACGGCCGCACAGGCTTTCGAGGCAATCGGTCTGTCCAAGGACGTGGTCGACGAGTATCTGACGGGAACGGTCAGCCAGCTCGGCGGCGTCGGGCTGGACGTGCTCGCCGAGGAGGTCAAGCTGCGGCACCGCCGCGCCTACCCGGAGAACCCCACCGAGCGGGTGCACCGCCGGCTGGAGGTCGGCGGCGAATACCAGTTCCGCCGCGAGGGCGAGCTTCATCTGTTCACCCCGGAAACTGTGTTCCTGCTGCAGCATTCGACGAGGACCGGGCAGGGCGAAGTGTTCGCCAAGTATTCCGAAGAGGTCAACCGGCTATCCCGCGAGGGCGGCACTCTGCGCGGCCTGTTCGGTTTCAAGACGGGCCTGCGCCCGCCGATCCCACTGCACGAGGTGGAGTCCGTCGACGCCATCTGTGCTCGGTTCAACACCGGCGCCATGAGCTACGGCTCGATCTCGCAGGAAGCCCACGAGACCATGGCGATCGCCATGAACAACCTCGGCGGGCGCTCCAACAGCGGTGAGGGCGGCGAAGACGAAGACCGGCTGTACGACCCGCGCCGGCGCAGTGCGGTCAAACAGGTGGCCTCCGGCCGCTTCGGTGTCACCAGTGACTACCTGGTCAACGCAACCGACATCCAGATCAAGATGGCCCAGGGCGCCAAGCCCGGCGAGGGCGGGCAGCTGCCCGGATTCAAGGTGTATCCCAACATCGCCAAGACCCGGCACTCCACGCCGGGTGTCGGCCTGATCTCGCCGCCGCCGCACCACGATATCTACTCCATCGAAGATCTGGCCCAGCTGATCCACGACCTCAAGAACGCCAACGCGCAGGCCAGGATTCACGTCAAGCTGGTCAGCTCGGTCGGGGTCGGCACCGTCGCGGCCGGAGTGTCCAAGGCGCACGCCGACGTCGTGCTGATCTCCGGATACGACGGTGGTACCGGCGCGGCGCCGTTGACCAGCCTCAAACACGCCGGAGCGCCCTGGGAGATCGGTCTGGCCGACACCCAGCAGACGTTAGTACTCAACGGTCTTCGCGACCGCATCACCGTGCAGTGCGACGGCGGGTTGCGCACTGCACGTGACGTCATGGTCGCCGCCCTGCTCGGTGCCGAGGAGTTCGGCTTCTCCACCGCCCCCTTGATCGTGGCAGGGTGCATCATGATGCGGGTCTGTCACCTCGATACCTGCCCGGTCGGTGTCGCCACCCAGAACCCGGAATTGCGAGCACGATTCAACGGCAAGCCGGAGTTCGTCGAGAACTTCTTCCGGTTCATTGCTGAAGATGTCCGAACAATGCTGGCCGAGCTGGGGTTCCGCAGTATCGATGAAGCCGTCGGCCATGCCGAGGTGCTCGACACCGATGACGGTGTGGCGCATTGGAAGACCAAAGGCTTGGACCTGAGCCCGATCTTCGCCGTCCCCACCGACGCCCACGGTGGCCCGATATCCCAGCGGCGCAGGCTGCGCGATCAGGAGCACGGTCTCGAGCATGCACTCGACCAGACACTGATCGCCCTGGCCGAGGGAGCTCTCGAAGATGCCCACGCGGTGCGACTGGAACTGCCGGTGCGCAACGTGAACCGGACCGTGGGCACACTGCTGGGCTCGGAGGTCACCCGCCGTTACGGTGCGCAGGGTCTTCCCGAGGACACCATTCACATCACGCTGACCGGGTCGGCCGGCCAATCCCTTGGGGCTTTCCTGCCCCCGGGTATCACCCTGGATCTCATCGGTGATGCCAACGACTATGTCGGCAAGGGTCTTTCGGGCGGTCGGGTGATCGTGCGCCCGCCCGACGACGTGTTGTTCCTGCCGGAGGACAACGTGATCGCCGGCAACACCCTGTTGTACGGAGCCACGTCGGGGGAGGTGTTCCTGCGTGGCCGGGTGGGGGAGCGATTCGCCGCCCGTAACTCCGGTGCGCTGGCGGTGACCGAAGGCGTCGGTGATCACGCCTGCGAGTACATGACCGGCGGCCACATCGTGATACTGGGCCGCACCGGGCGAAATATGGCTGCGGGCATGTCCGGCGGTATCGCCTATGTGCTGGGCCTGAATCCGGCCAAGGTCAACACCGCGATGGTGGAGCTGCAGGCCCTGGACCCCGACGATCTGGAATGGTTGCATGACGTCGTGGCCCGCCACGTTCACCACACCGGCAGCACGCTGGCCAAATCGGTCCTCTCGGACTGGCCAAGGCGCAGCGCTCAATTCACCAAGATCATGCCCACCGACTATCAGAAGGTGCTTGAGGCCACCCGGATGGCCAAGGCCGAAGGGCGCGACGTGGACACTGCGATCATGGAGGCAACCCGTGGCTGA
- a CDS encoding DUF2752 domain-containing protein — MERSTALSLGTGALAVGALAYVGVLDPHRPGALFPPCPFHLLTGWNCPLCGGLRMTHDLLHGDVGAAVVDNVFALVGLPLLAIWVIWRIRRGERALSPPTVAVIAVLTLTWTVVRNWPGFPLVPTLISQ; from the coding sequence ATGGAACGTAGCACCGCCCTCTCGCTCGGTACGGGTGCCCTCGCGGTCGGCGCCCTGGCCTACGTCGGGGTGCTCGACCCACATCGGCCCGGTGCCCTGTTCCCGCCCTGCCCTTTCCATCTGCTCACCGGCTGGAATTGCCCCTTGTGCGGCGGTCTGCGCATGACCCACGACCTGCTGCACGGTGACGTGGGCGCTGCCGTCGTCGACAACGTCTTCGCATTGGTGGGTCTGCCGCTGCTGGCAATCTGGGTGATCTGGCGGATCAGGCGGGGAGAACGCGCCTTGTCGCCGCCGACGGTAGCGGTGATCGCGGTCCTGACCCTCACGTGGACGGTGGTCCGCAACTGGCCGGGCTTCCCGCTGGTGCCCACCTTAATCAGTCAGTAG
- a CDS encoding NINE protein — translation MTEPQFGGTEGVPPPPGQYPPPSSYPMPPQYPAAGGYVDPSAPFGRHPITGEPLSDKSKVVAGLLQLLGLFGLVGIGRLYLGYTGLGIAQLLVGLVTCGIGAVVWGIVDSVLILTDKVRDPQSRPLRDGT, via the coding sequence ATGACCGAGCCGCAGTTCGGAGGCACTGAGGGCGTACCGCCGCCACCCGGCCAATATCCGCCCCCGTCGAGTTACCCGATGCCGCCGCAGTATCCGGCAGCCGGGGGGTACGTCGATCCCTCGGCGCCATTCGGCCGCCATCCGATCACCGGTGAACCGCTCTCGGATAAGTCGAAGGTCGTCGCCGGTCTGCTGCAGCTGCTGGGACTCTTCGGTCTGGTCGGTATCGGCCGTCTCTACCTGGGCTACACCGGGCTGGGCATCGCCCAGCTGCTCGTCGGACTCGTCACATGCGGGATCGGCGCCGTTGTCTGGGGCATCGTCGACTCGGTCCTGATCCTCACCGATAAGGTGCGCGACCCGCAGAGCCGCCCCTTGCGCGATGGAACGTAG
- a CDS encoding HNH endonuclease signature motif containing protein has protein sequence MFDHWPGEYTETPETAESVGLFERLTSISRLENRAAAIRLRLIADIFEDRRAALGEREDWAVDTWRAVGAEVAAALRVSLGMANSYMNYALAMLRLPAAAAVFEAGDIDFLTFKTIVYRTHLITDAETMAGVDAELAAVVARWPSMTPKKLATEIDGVVVQRDPDAVRRIQERGKQCDVTFWENSEGYVEITAVLTVVDGAAVEKRINTMAKSVCDTDPRTMGQRRSAALGALGTGEERLACQCGESDCVAATKPTGSVVIHVVADQATLNGTSNKPAYVLDTGTVISAELLAELKAKARQRPVVIPVDDASEYGYHPSRALADFVRSRDLTCRAPGCAKPARVCDIDHTVPWPYGATHASNLKLLCRDHHILKTFWGWKDQQLQDGTVMWTIPDDGTYVTTPGSILLFPALMTPTGPAATPPPLDHRCGDRSAMMPRRRTTRRQNRAHAIAGERARNRADRTPPARAAAGPAPPASNDDPPPF, from the coding sequence ATGTTCGATCACTGGCCGGGTGAGTACACCGAGACACCGGAGACAGCCGAATCGGTGGGCTTGTTCGAGCGGTTGACGAGTATCTCACGGCTCGAGAATCGCGCGGCTGCGATTCGGTTGCGGCTGATCGCCGACATCTTCGAGGATCGCCGCGCCGCATTGGGTGAGCGTGAGGATTGGGCGGTCGATACCTGGCGCGCCGTCGGAGCTGAAGTGGCTGCGGCGCTGCGGGTGAGCCTGGGTATGGCCAACAGTTACATGAACTATGCGCTGGCGATGCTGCGCTTGCCCGCGGCCGCCGCGGTGTTCGAGGCCGGCGATATCGACTTCCTGACGTTCAAGACGATCGTGTACCGCACGCATCTGATCACTGACGCCGAGACGATGGCCGGGGTTGATGCTGAACTGGCTGCCGTGGTCGCTCGCTGGCCGTCGATGACCCCCAAGAAGCTGGCCACCGAGATCGACGGCGTGGTGGTTCAGCGTGATCCCGATGCGGTGCGGCGGATTCAGGAGCGCGGCAAGCAGTGCGACGTCACGTTCTGGGAGAACTCCGAGGGCTATGTGGAGATTACGGCGGTGCTGACGGTCGTTGACGGCGCGGCTGTGGAAAAGCGGATCAACACGATGGCGAAGTCGGTGTGCGACACCGATCCCCGCACAATGGGTCAACGGCGCTCGGCGGCGCTGGGCGCATTGGGCACCGGCGAGGAGCGGTTGGCCTGCCAGTGCGGTGAATCCGATTGCGTCGCAGCCACAAAGCCGACAGGCTCGGTCGTAATCCACGTCGTAGCTGACCAAGCGACACTCAACGGCACCAGTAACAAGCCGGCTTATGTCCTCGACACTGGGACGGTGATCTCGGCGGAGCTACTCGCTGAGCTGAAAGCGAAGGCGCGCCAGCGTCCGGTCGTCATTCCCGTCGATGACGCGTCGGAGTACGGCTATCACCCGTCGCGGGCGCTGGCCGATTTTGTCCGGTCCCGCGACCTCACATGCCGGGCTCCTGGCTGCGCTAAGCCGGCCAGGGTCTGCGATATCGACCACACAGTCCCGTGGCCCTATGGCGCGACGCACGCGTCCAACCTGAAACTTCTGTGCCGCGATCACCATATTTTGAAAACGTTCTGGGGCTGGAAGGACCAACAGCTGCAGGACGGCACGGTGATGTGGACGATTCCCGACGACGGTACCTACGTCACGACTCCCGGGAGCATCTTGCTGTTTCCCGCGTTGATGACACCGACGGGTCCGGCGGCGACGCCGCCGCCGCTGGACCACCGCTGCGGCGACCGGTCGGCGATGATGCCCAGGCGGCGGACCACCCGAAGGCAGAACCGCGCTCATGCGATCGCTGGTGAGCGGGCGCGCAACCGCGCCGACCGCACACCGCCGGCGCGCGCTGCGGCTGGTCCCGCTCCGCCCGCCTCGAACGACGACCCGCCACCCTTCTAG
- the lgt gene encoding prolipoprotein diacylglyceryl transferase, translated as MTTTVLAYFPSPAQGVWHLGPVPIRAYALCIIAGIIAALVIGDRRWAARGGERGVIYDIALWAVPFGLIGGRLYHLMTDWRTYFAEGGAGIGAAVRIWDGGLGIWGAVALGGVGAWIACRRRGIPLPAFGDAIAPGIILAQAIGRLGNYFNQELYGRETTLPWGLEIFYRRDSSGMVDVHSLDGVSTGQVAVVVQPTFLYELLWNLAVFFVLIYLDRRFKLGHGRLFATYVAAYCIGRFWVELLRDDTATHIAGIRVNSFTSVFVFIGAIVYILLAPKGREDPATLGGRQHEGSGLEEELGSPAEKVAEDLVAIATGGGIAAAAAVAAEHDSEDAAAVGDVDEPEPEAEPEPAPPAQRREFRAVVRRVLWGVEVHRD; from the coding sequence GTGACGACAACCGTCTTGGCTTACTTCCCTAGTCCGGCACAGGGTGTCTGGCACTTGGGCCCGGTCCCGATTCGGGCCTACGCGCTGTGCATCATTGCGGGCATCATCGCCGCGTTGGTGATCGGCGATCGCCGATGGGCGGCACGCGGAGGCGAGCGCGGCGTCATCTACGACATCGCATTGTGGGCGGTGCCGTTCGGCCTGATCGGTGGCCGGCTCTATCACCTGATGACCGACTGGCGAACGTATTTTGCCGAGGGCGGCGCGGGTATAGGCGCGGCGGTGCGAATCTGGGACGGCGGCCTCGGTATCTGGGGCGCGGTTGCCCTTGGTGGTGTGGGCGCGTGGATTGCCTGCCGGCGCAGGGGGATTCCGCTGCCGGCGTTCGGTGACGCGATTGCGCCAGGCATCATCTTGGCGCAGGCGATCGGCCGGCTCGGTAACTACTTCAACCAGGAGCTGTACGGCCGCGAGACGACGCTGCCGTGGGGGCTGGAGATCTTCTATCGGCGCGACTCGTCCGGCATGGTCGACGTGCACTCCCTCGACGGGGTGTCGACGGGGCAGGTCGCCGTGGTGGTGCAGCCGACGTTCCTGTATGAGCTGTTGTGGAACCTGGCGGTGTTCTTCGTCTTGATCTACCTGGACCGGCGGTTCAAGCTCGGGCACGGCCGCCTGTTCGCCACGTATGTCGCGGCGTACTGCATCGGCCGGTTCTGGGTGGAGCTGTTGCGCGACGACACCGCCACGCATATCGCGGGTATTCGGGTGAACTCGTTTACGTCGGTGTTCGTGTTCATCGGTGCGATCGTCTACATCCTCCTTGCGCCCAAGGGCCGCGAGGATCCCGCGACGCTCGGTGGCAGGCAGCACGAGGGTTCTGGTCTCGAGGAGGAACTTGGATCGCCAGCCGAGAAGGTGGCCGAGGATCTGGTCGCAATTGCGACGGGCGGCGGCATTGCCGCAGCGGCGGCCGTGGCCGCCGAGCATGACTCCGAAGATGCCGCAGCCGTTGGCGACGTCGACGAGCCCGAGCCCGAGGCTGAACCCGAGCCCGCACCGCCGGCACAGCGCCGCGAGTTCCGCGCCGTCGTCCGCCGAGTCCTTTGGGGCGTCGAAGTTCATCGCGACTGA
- the trpA gene encoding tryptophan synthase subunit alpha: protein MTAQHSQSGRLGSIFAECHDEGRAALIGYLPTGYPSVDLSIEAMVAMVESGCDIIEVGVPYSDPGMDGPVIATATEAALQGGVRVRDTLRAVEAISAAGGNAVVMTYWNLVLHYGIEAWSRDLAAAGGLGMVTPDLIPDEADEWMAAAEAHDLDRIFLVAPSSTAERLAKTVAASRGFVYAASTMGVTGARDVVSSAAPELVGRVKEISEIPVGVGLGVRSREQAAEIAAFAEGVIVGSALVSALTDGLAAVRTLTEELAVGVRQKVPAS, encoded by the coding sequence ATGACCGCTCAGCACAGTCAGTCGGGTCGGCTGGGGTCGATTTTTGCGGAGTGCCACGACGAGGGCCGCGCTGCGCTGATCGGCTACCTGCCGACCGGCTATCCCTCCGTCGACCTGTCGATCGAAGCGATGGTGGCGATGGTCGAATCCGGTTGCGACATCATCGAAGTCGGTGTTCCGTACTCCGATCCCGGGATGGACGGTCCGGTGATCGCCACCGCGACGGAGGCCGCGCTACAGGGCGGTGTTCGGGTTCGTGACACCCTGCGCGCGGTCGAGGCAATCAGTGCCGCGGGCGGCAATGCCGTCGTCATGACGTACTGGAATCTGGTGCTGCACTACGGGATTGAGGCGTGGTCCCGCGATCTCGCCGCGGCAGGGGGACTGGGCATGGTCACCCCGGACCTCATACCCGACGAGGCCGATGAGTGGATGGCGGCCGCCGAAGCGCACGACTTGGACCGAATCTTCCTGGTGGCGCCGTCGTCGACCGCGGAGCGACTGGCCAAGACCGTGGCGGCTTCGCGGGGGTTCGTCTACGCGGCCTCGACCATGGGTGTGACCGGTGCGCGGGACGTGGTGTCCAGCGCGGCACCGGAATTGGTGGGGCGGGTCAAGGAGATTTCGGAAATCCCGGTGGGAGTGGGACTGGGTGTGCGCTCGCGTGAGCAGGCCGCTGAGATTGCAGCGTTCGCAGAGGGTGTGATCGTGGGTTCGGCGCTAGTGTCGGCCCTGACGGACGGGTTGGCGGCGGTGCGGACGCTGACCGAAGAGCTGGCTGTGGGTGTGCGACAGAAGGTGCCTGCCTCGTGA
- the trpB gene encoding tryptophan synthase subunit beta: MSAAVAEPTAHDPDARGHFGVYGGRYVPEALMAVIEEVTAAYEKARTDQEFLDRLDNLQTHYAGRPSPLYEAVRLSEHLGGARVFLKREDLNHTGSHKINNVLGQVLLAKQMGKTRVIAETGAGQHGVATATACALLGLECVIYMGAVDTARQALNVARMRLLGAEVVSVESGSKTLKDAINDAFRDWVTNADRTYYCFGTAAGPHPFPTMVRDFQRIIGLEARAQILAQAGRLPDAVAACVGGGSNAIGIFHRFIDDPAVRLVGFEAAGDGVETGRHAATFTGGSPGAFQGSYSYLLQDEDGQAVESHSISAGLDYPGVGPEHAFLKDLGRAEYQPITDTEAMDAFGLLCRLEGIIPAIESAHAVAGAVKLAAELGPGSIILVNLSGRGDKDVETAAKWFGLFDQSGPGVS, translated from the coding sequence ATGAGCGCGGCTGTCGCTGAACCGACGGCGCACGATCCCGATGCCCGCGGGCACTTCGGTGTCTATGGCGGTCGGTACGTGCCCGAGGCGCTGATGGCCGTGATCGAAGAGGTGACGGCCGCCTACGAAAAGGCCCGCACCGACCAAGAATTCCTCGACCGGCTGGACAACCTGCAGACCCACTACGCGGGACGCCCGTCGCCGCTCTACGAGGCGGTCCGCCTCAGCGAGCATCTCGGCGGGGCGCGGGTGTTCCTCAAGCGCGAAGACCTCAACCACACCGGATCGCACAAGATCAACAACGTGCTGGGGCAAGTGTTGCTGGCCAAGCAGATGGGCAAGACCCGCGTGATCGCCGAGACCGGGGCAGGCCAGCACGGTGTGGCGACTGCGACGGCCTGTGCGCTGCTCGGTTTGGAATGTGTGATCTACATGGGCGCTGTGGACACCGCGCGCCAGGCGCTCAATGTGGCCCGGATGCGTTTACTGGGTGCTGAGGTCGTCTCGGTGGAGTCCGGGTCCAAGACGCTGAAGGACGCGATCAACGACGCGTTCCGTGACTGGGTCACCAACGCTGACCGCACCTACTACTGCTTCGGCACCGCGGCCGGGCCCCATCCGTTTCCGACCATGGTGCGCGATTTCCAGCGGATCATCGGGCTCGAGGCGCGTGCCCAGATCTTGGCTCAGGCCGGACGGCTGCCCGATGCGGTGGCCGCGTGCGTGGGTGGCGGGTCCAACGCGATCGGCATCTTCCATCGGTTCATCGATGACCCAGCCGTGCGTTTGGTCGGCTTCGAGGCGGCGGGCGACGGCGTTGAAACCGGGAGGCACGCAGCAACTTTCACGGGTGGGTCGCCTGGGGCGTTTCAGGGCTCGTATTCGTATCTGCTGCAGGACGAGGACGGCCAGGCGGTCGAGTCGCATTCGATTTCGGCCGGCCTGGACTACCCGGGTGTCGGCCCTGAGCATGCGTTTCTCAAGGACCTCGGTCGCGCCGAGTATCAGCCGATCACCGACACCGAGGCTATGGACGCGTTCGGTCTGCTGTGCCGGCTGGAGGGCATCATCCCGGCCATCGAATCGGCACACGCGGTGGCGGGGGCGGTGAAACTGGCGGCCGAGCTGGGGCCGGGATCGATCATCCTGGTGAACCTGTCTGGCCGCGGCGATAAGGACGTGGAGACTGCGGCCAAGTGGTTCGGGCTGTTCGACCAGTCCGGCCCGGGAGTCTCATGA